The following are from one region of the Rhodanobacter sp. LX-99 genome:
- a CDS encoding FtsX-like permease family protein, with protein MFAYYLDLALRSFRRSKALTALVVVLMGCGVATCMVSFAVFRAAAADPIPWKSNQLFVPQIDNFGPAHNWKGEPPQLLSYTDAVALLHARQARRQVLIYGSKWTVLPGDAQHLPSSQEGDAVSHDFFAMFDAPFRYGGGWSASDDDQRAAVVVISSALNRKLFGGADSVGREINLDTHNYRIVGVLDDWNPSPRFFDVSSTWYPFSHPRQLYVPFSRAIDLQKAASTNFYCSTNSVDSYLPNWDSILRSECAWIAAWVELPQRADVEHYRDWLRNYAAEQQRFGRFTWPPNVRLSDVGQWLHMMKVVPKTSALSLIVSVSFLLICLVNVVGLMLARFMRRAPEIGVRRALGASRGAIYRQFLTEAAAIGLAGGVLGLLLTALGMAGIIKVFEPEIARLARLDASLFLLTVLVAVAASLIAALYPTWRAAQVQPAWQLKSNG; from the coding sequence ATGTTCGCGTACTACCTTGATCTGGCCTTGCGCAGCTTCCGCCGCAGCAAGGCGCTGACCGCGCTGGTGGTGGTGCTGATGGGCTGCGGCGTCGCCACCTGCATGGTCAGCTTCGCGGTGTTTCGCGCTGCCGCGGCCGACCCGATCCCGTGGAAGTCGAACCAGCTGTTCGTGCCGCAGATTGACAACTTCGGGCCGGCGCACAACTGGAAGGGCGAGCCACCGCAGCTCCTCAGCTACACCGACGCCGTGGCGTTGCTGCACGCGCGCCAGGCGCGGCGGCAGGTGTTGATCTACGGCAGCAAGTGGACGGTATTGCCGGGTGACGCGCAACACCTGCCGTCTTCGCAGGAGGGCGACGCGGTCAGCCACGACTTCTTCGCGATGTTCGATGCGCCGTTCCGTTACGGCGGTGGCTGGTCGGCCAGCGACGACGATCAACGCGCCGCGGTAGTGGTGATCAGCAGCGCGCTCAACCGGAAGCTGTTCGGCGGCGCCGACAGCGTGGGCCGCGAGATCAACCTGGACACGCACAACTATCGCATCGTCGGCGTGCTGGACGACTGGAATCCCAGCCCGCGCTTCTTCGATGTGAGCAGCACGTGGTATCCCTTCAGCCATCCGCGGCAGCTCTACGTTCCGTTCAGTCGCGCCATCGACTTGCAGAAAGCTGCCAGCACCAACTTCTATTGCAGCACAAACTCGGTCGATTCTTACCTGCCGAATTGGGACAGCATCCTGCGCAGTGAATGCGCGTGGATCGCCGCATGGGTGGAGCTGCCCCAGCGCGCTGACGTGGAGCATTACCGCGACTGGTTGCGCAACTACGCGGCCGAACAGCAACGCTTCGGCCGCTTTACCTGGCCGCCGAACGTGCGCCTGTCCGATGTTGGGCAGTGGCTGCACATGATGAAAGTAGTGCCGAAGACATCGGCGCTGTCGCTGATCGTCTCGGTGAGTTTTTTGCTGATCTGCCTCGTCAACGTGGTCGGCCTGATGCTGGCCCGTTTCATGCGGCGCGCGCCGGAGATCGGCGTGCGCCGCGCGTTGGGTGCGTCGCGCGGGGCGATCTATCGCCAGTTCCTGACCGAGGCGGCGGCGATCGGGTTGGCTGGTGGCGTGCTGGGCCTGCTGCTGACGGCGCTGGGCATGGCCGGCATCATCAAAGTGTTCGAGCCGGAGATCGCCCGGCTGGCGCGGCTGGATGCGTCGCTGTTCCTGCTGACCG
- a CDS encoding LacI family DNA-binding transcriptional regulator: MPSHTPVGRKVTLNDIAAGCGVSRATVSLVLRGSPLVNKLTRARVEEELRRQGYVYNRAAANLRRRTSTSIALVLNDLANPFFAEFAAGVDETLAAAGFVTLLGCTGESPAREQAVLGSLLEHGPAGIILSPAEHSKAHDVLAVVGRHVPLLLFNRELGGTLPEFAHWDQLMLDNQHGARLATEHLIARGHRHIAFFGGHHDSSSCRQRHAGYVEAMHTAGLRTEPYWRIECAPTRLDAAHHAPALFAGALVPTAAVCYNDAVALGLMLGLNQRGLRPGRDFALTGFDDIAEAALGMPPLTTLSVAPRERGQQAAQLVLQRLQQPQAASHRTVAPVQLIVRESSCPPPTA, from the coding sequence ATGCCGAGCCATACCCCTGTCGGGCGCAAGGTGACCCTGAACGACATCGCCGCCGGCTGCGGCGTGTCGCGCGCCACGGTGTCGCTGGTGCTGCGCGGCAGTCCGCTGGTGAACAAGCTCACCCGTGCCCGGGTCGAGGAGGAACTGCGCCGGCAGGGCTACGTCTACAACCGTGCCGCGGCGAACCTGCGTCGGCGCACCTCGACCAGCATCGCGCTGGTGCTGAACGACCTGGCCAATCCGTTCTTCGCTGAATTCGCCGCCGGCGTGGACGAGACATTGGCCGCCGCCGGCTTCGTCACCCTGCTCGGCTGCACCGGCGAGTCGCCCGCGCGCGAGCAGGCGGTGCTGGGTTCGCTGCTGGAGCACGGCCCGGCCGGGATCATCCTGTCGCCGGCCGAGCACAGCAAGGCGCACGACGTGCTGGCCGTGGTCGGGCGGCACGTGCCGCTGCTGCTGTTCAACCGCGAACTGGGCGGCACGCTGCCCGAATTCGCGCACTGGGACCAGCTGATGCTGGACAACCAGCACGGCGCCCGCCTGGCCACCGAACACCTGATCGCCCGCGGCCACCGGCACATCGCGTTCTTCGGCGGCCATCACGATTCCAGCTCGTGCCGGCAGCGCCACGCCGGCTACGTCGAGGCCATGCACACGGCCGGGCTGCGCACCGAACCGTACTGGCGCATCGAATGCGCACCGACCCGACTGGACGCCGCCCACCACGCGCCCGCCCTGTTCGCCGGTGCGCTCGTCCCCACCGCGGCGGTCTGCTACAACGACGCGGTCGCGCTGGGCCTGATGCTCGGCCTCAACCAGCGCGGCCTGCGCCCTGGCCGGGACTTCGCGCTGACCGGCTTCGACGACATCGCCGAGGCGGCGCTCGGCATGCCGCCGCTCACCACCTTGTCGGTCGCGCCGCGCGAGCGCGGCCAGCAGGCGGCGCAACTGGTGCTGCAGCGCCTGCAGCAGCCACAGGCCGCCAGCCACCGGACCGTGGCACCGGTACAACTGATCGTTCGCGAAAGCAGCTGCCCACCACCCACCGCCTGA
- a CDS encoding GH92 family glycosyl hydrolase, with translation MAALAPAGAHAGTRADGHAAAVDPRIGTGGDGHTFPGATVPFGMIQLSPDAAMPDFKHAYKWAAGYQYGDSSILGFSHTHFSGSGHSDLGDVLVMPIAGDVRLEPGDPARPGSGYRSRFSHDSEVVQAGYYAVTLGDYGVRAELTAGRRIGWHRYTFPAGKPAHVLLDLRPSIYDYAGKVLWSSLRVHDDGTVTGCRTTRGWAPGRELCFAMRFSQPMTSRELLNRETDVTYKGFKGPGNQAEDRDAQDGRALVGVFDFGKLKQPLEVKVAISPVSEANAVANLDKDGAGWDFDARRAEAKAAWDRALAVIDVDAPKTAKTQFYTALYHAMLSPTLSMDVNGEYRGPDHAVHRADGFEFHSTWSLWDVYRAQQPLMVLLNPARSTDFIRSLIAAREASPFGILPVWAYQGLETWCMIGYHAVPVIADAYVKGVRGFDADKALEAMVASATYAPYGDLADYMKLGYVPIDKEPEGASKTLEYAYDDWSLAQMAKAMGKTGVAVTFGKRAANWRHAWDPKTGFMRARLSDGTFREPFDPEAAGYGSDYTEGNAWQYSWYVPQDVAGLIAAMGGDAKFVARLDALFDAKVDPSHFKHVEDITGLIGWYAHGNEPSHHIAYLYDYAGAPWKTQARLKQIMDSQYAPRPDGLSGNDDLGQMSAWYVFTALGFYPVTPGSDEYAIGRPFVSRAAIHLGHGRTFTITASPLDDAHPYVGAVTLNGKPLQRTYLRHGEIVAGGELHFTMQAEPNREWGRAAADRAAAMSHYGG, from the coding sequence ATGGCAGCGCTGGCACCTGCCGGCGCGCATGCCGGTACCCGTGCGGACGGCCACGCCGCGGCGGTCGATCCGCGCATCGGTACCGGCGGCGACGGCCATACCTTTCCCGGCGCCACCGTGCCGTTCGGGATGATCCAGCTGTCGCCGGATGCCGCGATGCCGGATTTCAAGCACGCCTACAAGTGGGCCGCCGGCTACCAGTATGGCGACAGCAGCATCCTGGGTTTTTCGCACACGCACTTCTCCGGCTCCGGCCATTCGGACCTGGGCGACGTGCTGGTGATGCCGATCGCCGGCGACGTGCGGCTGGAGCCGGGTGACCCGGCCAGGCCGGGCAGCGGCTACCGCTCGCGTTTCTCGCACGACAGCGAAGTGGTGCAGGCCGGCTACTACGCGGTGACGCTGGGCGACTACGGCGTGCGCGCCGAACTCACCGCCGGGCGCCGGATCGGCTGGCACCGCTATACCTTCCCGGCCGGCAAGCCGGCCCACGTGCTGCTGGACCTGCGCCCGAGCATCTACGACTACGCCGGCAAGGTGCTGTGGTCGAGCCTGCGCGTGCACGACGACGGTACCGTCACCGGTTGCCGCACCACCCGCGGCTGGGCGCCGGGGCGGGAGCTGTGCTTCGCCATGCGTTTTTCGCAGCCGATGACCTCGCGCGAGCTGCTCAACCGCGAGACCGACGTCACCTACAAGGGCTTCAAGGGGCCGGGCAACCAGGCCGAGGATCGCGATGCGCAGGACGGCCGCGCGCTGGTCGGCGTGTTCGACTTCGGCAAGCTGAAGCAGCCGCTGGAGGTGAAGGTGGCGATCTCGCCGGTGAGCGAGGCGAATGCGGTCGCCAACCTGGACAAGGACGGCGCGGGCTGGGATTTCGACGCGCGCCGCGCCGAGGCGAAAGCCGCCTGGGACCGGGCGCTGGCGGTGATCGACGTGGACGCGCCGAAGACCGCAAAGACGCAGTTCTACACCGCGCTATACCACGCCATGCTGTCGCCCACGCTCAGCATGGACGTCAACGGCGAGTACCGCGGGCCCGACCACGCGGTGCACCGCGCGGACGGCTTCGAGTTCCATTCGACCTGGTCGCTGTGGGACGTCTACCGCGCGCAGCAGCCGTTGATGGTCTTGCTGAATCCCGCGCGCAGCACCGATTTCATCCGCTCGCTGATCGCCGCGCGCGAGGCCAGCCCGTTCGGCATCCTGCCGGTGTGGGCGTACCAGGGGCTGGAGACCTGGTGCATGATCGGCTACCACGCGGTGCCGGTGATCGCCGACGCGTACGTCAAGGGCGTGCGCGGCTTCGATGCGGACAAGGCGCTTGAGGCGATGGTGGCCAGCGCCACCTACGCGCCGTACGGCGACCTGGCCGACTACATGAAGCTCGGCTACGTGCCGATCGACAAGGAGCCCGAAGGCGCCTCGAAGACGCTGGAATACGCCTACGACGACTGGTCGCTGGCGCAGATGGCGAAGGCGATGGGCAAGACCGGCGTCGCCGTCACCTTCGGCAAGCGGGCGGCGAACTGGCGTCATGCATGGGATCCGAAAACCGGCTTCATGCGTGCGCGGCTGAGCGACGGCACGTTCCGCGAGCCGTTCGATCCGGAAGCCGCCGGCTACGGCAGCGACTACACCGAGGGCAACGCCTGGCAGTACTCGTGGTACGTGCCGCAGGACGTGGCCGGGCTGATCGCCGCGATGGGCGGCGACGCGAAGTTCGTGGCCAGGCTCGATGCGCTGTTCGATGCCAAGGTCGACCCGTCGCACTTCAAGCACGTCGAGGACATCACCGGCCTGATCGGCTGGTACGCGCACGGCAACGAGCCCAGCCACCACATCGCCTATCTCTACGACTACGCCGGCGCGCCATGGAAGACGCAAGCCAGGCTGAAGCAGATCATGGACAGCCAGTACGCACCGCGCCCCGACGGCCTGAGCGGCAACGACGACCTCGGCCAGATGTCGGCCTGGTACGTGTTCACCGCGCTGGGCTTCTATCCGGTGACGCCGGGCAGCGACGAGTACGCGATCGGCCGGCCGTTCGTGTCGCGTGCCGCGATCCACCTGGGCCACGGCCGCACATTCACGATCACCGCGTCGCCGCTGGACGACGCGCATCCCTACGTCGGCGCGGTGACCCTGAATGGCAAGCCGCTGCAGCGCACGTACCTGCGCCACGGCGAAATCGTGGCCGGCGGCGAACTGCATTTCACCATGCAGGCCGAGCCGAACCGGGAGTGGGGCCGTGCGGCGGCGGACCGGGCGGCCGCGATGAGCCATTACGGTGGATGA
- a CDS encoding response regulator, giving the protein MNKKDLRTILLVEDSLADAEMAMDALGEAHLANPVVHVEDGVECMDYLHCRGAWASRDPGDPAVVLLDIKMPRMNGLDVLTAMRADEKLRRIPVVILSSSREESDLARSWDLGANAYVIKPVDVDQFFDAVRTLGQFWAVLNQAPEQE; this is encoded by the coding sequence ATGAACAAGAAAGACCTGCGTACCATCCTGCTGGTCGAAGACAGCCTGGCCGACGCCGAGATGGCGATGGACGCGCTCGGCGAGGCGCACCTGGCCAACCCGGTGGTGCACGTGGAAGACGGCGTGGAATGCATGGACTATCTCCACTGCCGCGGTGCGTGGGCTTCGCGCGACCCGGGCGACCCGGCGGTGGTGCTGCTGGACATCAAGATGCCGCGCATGAACGGGCTGGACGTGCTGACCGCGATGCGCGCCGACGAGAAGCTGCGGCGGATCCCGGTGGTGATCCTGTCGTCCTCGCGCGAGGAAAGCGATCTGGCGCGCAGCTGGGACCTGGGCGCCAATGCCTACGTGATCAAGCCGGTCGACGTGGACCAGTTCTTCGATGCGGTGCGCACGCTGGGACAGTTCTGGGCGGTGCTCAACCAGGCGCCCGAACAGGAATGA
- a CDS encoding response regulator translates to MPNRQSRAMPIIRVLQVEDSQLDAELVLAELDADHISYEVRLVDDEASFLAALAEFRPHIVLSDLSMPGFSGQHALDLLRQRDEDLPFIFVSATLGEEAAIEALRNGATDYILKQNPARLASAVRRALSEAEARRASRRSEAELIRAQRFESLAMLAGGLSHDLRNLLQPLLLAGDSLQDYQDDPRLARLGKLVRDCGKRGLDMVHSMLSFARGARRAEQVRLGALFSAFGLLMQGSVPRAVSMELVIDDPELSFEGNHTELQQCLLNLCLNAIQAMPDGGHLRVEAAQTPLAADFFLPEQQSRPGRYLCISVIDDGPGMDQAVLDQIFEPFFTTKEGGTGLGLLSCKRIVDSHGGVMRVDSEPGRGTRFDLYFPLEEAVADGDRLDDGDDLEGAAERVLVVVEEAGQLSLLADTLDAYGYQAHASQSGTAALQWIEAGGLPDLVVLDADMNLFTGVRTLAALIEQGYSGAVILLARPGAVPDLHELPPLEHLYVIDKPVTTQVLLRTLRKALDAAGNAADA, encoded by the coding sequence ATGCCAAACCGGCAATCACGGGCGATGCCGATCATTCGGGTGCTGCAGGTCGAAGACAGCCAGCTCGACGCCGAGCTGGTGCTGGCCGAACTGGATGCGGACCACATCAGCTACGAAGTACGCCTGGTCGACGACGAGGCGAGCTTCCTCGCCGCGCTGGCCGAGTTCAGGCCGCACATCGTGCTGTCGGATCTCAGCATGCCCGGCTTTTCCGGCCAGCATGCGCTCGACCTGCTGCGCCAGCGCGACGAGGACCTGCCGTTCATCTTCGTCTCCGCCACGCTGGGCGAGGAGGCGGCGATCGAGGCGCTGCGCAACGGCGCCACCGACTACATCCTGAAGCAGAACCCGGCCCGGCTGGCCAGCGCGGTGCGCCGCGCGCTGAGCGAGGCCGAAGCGCGCCGGGCCAGCCGCCGCTCCGAGGCGGAGCTGATCCGCGCGCAGCGTTTCGAGAGCCTGGCGATGCTCGCCGGCGGCTTGAGCCACGACCTGCGCAACCTGCTGCAGCCGCTGCTGCTGGCCGGCGACAGCCTGCAGGATTACCAGGACGACCCGCGCCTGGCGCGGCTGGGCAAGCTGGTGCGCGACTGCGGCAAGCGCGGCCTGGACATGGTGCACTCGATGCTGTCGTTCGCGCGCGGAGCGCGCCGCGCGGAGCAGGTGCGGCTGGGCGCGCTGTTCAGCGCGTTCGGCCTGCTGATGCAGGGCAGCGTGCCGCGCGCGGTGTCGATGGAACTGGTCATCGACGACCCCGAGCTGTCGTTCGAGGGCAACCACACCGAACTGCAGCAATGCCTGCTCAACCTGTGCCTGAACGCGATCCAGGCCATGCCGGACGGCGGCCATCTGCGCGTCGAGGCGGCGCAGACGCCCTTGGCGGCGGACTTCTTCCTGCCGGAGCAGCAGTCGCGGCCGGGCCGCTACCTGTGCATCAGCGTGATCGACGATGGCCCCGGCATGGATCAGGCCGTGCTCGATCAGATATTCGAGCCGTTCTTCACCACCAAGGAGGGCGGCACCGGGCTCGGCCTGCTGTCGTGCAAGCGGATCGTCGACAGCCATGGCGGCGTGATGCGGGTGGACAGCGAGCCGGGCCGCGGCACCCGCTTCGACCTGTATTTCCCGCTGGAGGAAGCGGTGGCGGACGGCGATCGACTGGACGATGGCGACGACCTGGAAGGCGCCGCCGAACGCGTGCTGGTAGTGGTGGAAGAGGCCGGCCAGCTGTCCCTGCTGGCCGACACGCTGGACGCCTACGGTTACCAGGCGCATGCCAGCCAGAGCGGTACCGCCGCGCTGCAGTGGATCGAGGCCGGCGGCCTGCCCGACCTGGTGGTGCTGGATGCGGACATGAACCTGTTCACCGGCGTGCGCACGCTGGCCGCGCTGATCGAGCAGGGCTACAGCGGCGCGGTGATCCTGCTGGCGCGCCCCGGCGCCGTGCCGGACCTGCACGAATTGCCACCGCTGGAACACCTCTACGTGATCGACAAGCCGGTCACCACCCAGGTGCTGCTGCGCACCTTGCGCAAGGCGTTGGATGCGGCCGGCAACGCGGCCGATGCGTGA
- the fucP gene encoding L-fucose:H+ symporter permease, translating into MAMGVLTTIFFMWGFLTCLNDILIPHLKSIFQLNYAQAILVQFTFFGAYFLMAMPAGRLIAALGYKKGIVAGLAIAGVGALGFWPAASLHLYPAFLGALFVLATGITVLQVAANPYVALLGPEKTSSSRLTLAQALNSLGTTLAPLFGGLLILSNVVKTPDELAALEPAQRLLYDTQQAQAVQFPYIGLAVVLFLLAIFVWLFRLPALTEATDKGDHDRHGFVEVLRHPHVLFGVLGIFFYVGAEVAIGSFMVNYLSMPEIGHISEQQAAHYVSWYWGGAMVGRFVGSALMAKFSPRKLLALFAAINALLVLTTMLSSGGLAMYSIIAIGLFNSIMFPTIFALGIERLGPMTSKASSLLIMAIVGGAIVPYVQGVFADHIGLQHAFFLPLLCYLYIVFYGLSGSRIRGIAAPDTGGNH; encoded by the coding sequence ATGGCGATGGGCGTACTCACCACCATCTTCTTCATGTGGGGCTTCCTGACCTGCCTCAACGACATCCTGATCCCGCACCTGAAGTCGATCTTCCAGCTCAACTACGCCCAGGCGATCCTGGTGCAGTTCACCTTCTTCGGCGCGTACTTCCTGATGGCGATGCCGGCCGGCCGGCTGATCGCCGCGCTCGGCTACAAGAAGGGCATCGTCGCCGGACTGGCGATCGCCGGCGTCGGCGCGCTCGGCTTCTGGCCGGCGGCCAGCCTGCACCTGTACCCGGCGTTCCTCGGCGCGCTGTTCGTGCTGGCCACCGGCATCACCGTGCTGCAGGTGGCGGCCAACCCGTACGTGGCGCTGCTCGGTCCGGAAAAGACCAGCTCCAGCCGGCTGACCCTGGCGCAGGCGCTGAATTCGCTGGGCACCACGCTGGCGCCGCTGTTCGGCGGCCTGCTGATCCTGTCCAACGTGGTGAAGACTCCGGACGAGCTGGCCGCGCTGGAACCGGCGCAGCGCCTGCTCTACGACACCCAGCAGGCGCAGGCGGTGCAGTTCCCGTACATCGGGCTGGCCGTGGTGCTGTTCCTGCTGGCGATCTTCGTATGGCTGTTCCGCCTGCCCGCACTGACCGAGGCCACCGACAAGGGCGATCACGACCGCCACGGCTTCGTCGAGGTGCTGCGCCACCCGCACGTGCTGTTCGGCGTGCTCGGCATCTTCTTCTACGTCGGCGCGGAGGTGGCGATCGGCAGCTTCATGGTCAACTACCTGTCGATGCCGGAGATCGGCCACATCAGCGAGCAGCAGGCCGCGCATTACGTGTCGTGGTACTGGGGCGGCGCGATGGTCGGCCGCTTCGTCGGTTCCGCACTGATGGCGAAGTTCTCGCCGCGCAAGCTGCTCGCCCTGTTCGCCGCGATCAACGCGCTGCTGGTGCTGACCACCATGCTGAGCAGCGGCGGCCTGGCGATGTACAGCATCATCGCGATCGGCCTGTTCAACTCGATCATGTTCCCCACCATCTTCGCGCTCGGCATCGAGCGGCTCGGGCCGATGACCAGCAAGGCGTCCAGCCTGCTGATCATGGCCATCGTGGGCGGCGCGATCGTTCCCTACGTGCAGGGCGTGTTCGCCGATCACATCGGCCTGCAGCACGCGTTCTTCCTGCCGTTGCTGTGCTACCTGTACATCGTGTTCTATGGCCTCAGCGGCTCGCGCATCCGCGGCATCGCGGCGCCGGACACCGGCGGGAACCACTGA
- a CDS encoding carbohydrate kinase: MPTRPILCFGEALIDLHADGLDGRGFAARFTPFAGGAPANVAVAAARLGGHARFAGMLARDRFGDFLFDSLQQAGVGTADVVRTDTANSALAFVTLDAHGERSFSFYRDNTADLLFRPADFRADTFRDVAVFHICSNSMTDPALAATTREGMQRAHGAGALVSFDLNLRPALWPADVDPHPLLWPALHLADVVKLSAEEFAWLAPDGEQAALDRLWLGRTRLVVVTDGARPLRWFHPDAEGELPGYTVDMVDATAAGDAFMGGLLCCLAELPTGAERLERLVTELPRLHAMLRFAAACGALTVTRQGSFAAMPHGDEVLAFMERQA, from the coding sequence ATGCCCACGCGACCCATCCTGTGCTTCGGCGAGGCACTGATCGACCTGCACGCCGACGGCCTCGACGGGCGTGGCTTCGCCGCGCGCTTCACGCCGTTCGCCGGCGGCGCGCCGGCCAACGTGGCGGTGGCCGCCGCGCGGCTCGGCGGGCACGCCCGCTTCGCCGGCATGCTCGCGCGCGATCGCTTCGGCGACTTCCTGTTCGACAGCCTGCAGCAGGCCGGCGTCGGCACCGCCGATGTCGTGCGCACCGATACGGCGAACAGCGCGCTGGCCTTCGTCACCCTGGATGCGCATGGCGAACGCAGCTTCAGCTTCTACCGCGACAACACCGCCGACCTGCTGTTCCGGCCGGCCGACTTCCGCGCCGACACCTTCCGCGACGTCGCCGTGTTCCACATCTGCTCGAACAGCATGACCGACCCGGCGCTCGCCGCAACCACCCGCGAAGGCATGCAGCGCGCGCACGGCGCCGGTGCGCTGGTCAGCTTCGACCTCAACCTGCGCCCCGCGCTGTGGCCGGCCGATGTCGATCCGCACCCGCTGCTGTGGCCGGCATTGCACCTCGCCGACGTGGTGAAGCTGAGCGCCGAGGAATTCGCCTGGCTGGCGCCGGACGGCGAGCAGGCCGCACTGGACCGGCTGTGGCTGGGCCGCACCCGGCTGGTGGTGGTGACCGACGGCGCCAGGCCGCTGCGCTGGTTCCACCCGGACGCAGAAGGCGAACTGCCCGGCTACACGGTCGACATGGTCGATGCCACCGCCGCCGGCGACGCCTTCATGGGCGGCCTGCTGTGCTGCCTGGCCGAACTCCCGACCGGCGCCGAACGGCTCGAACGGCTGGTCACCGAATTGCCGCGCCTGCACGCGATGCTGCGCTTTGCCGCCGCCTGCGGCGCCCTCACCGTCACCCGCCAGGGCTCGTTCGCCGCGATGCCGCACGGCGACGAGGTGCTGGCCTTCATGGAACGGCAGGCATGA
- a CDS encoding ATP-binding protein — MKTGSIIRWRTAGLLLAMLIIVGLPYVVTLQGSRDTERATEWVTRSTEVKSLAYRVAYVVHDSEAATYRLLAGDVNEATYARAEQVVKEVPPLLQQLRRMTRNNPDQQTLMGSLVSSVNGRVTLMNQALARLRQGDPGGARQSLRDADDLFGMNAQIASIVQIEDGLLKQRQAEATRQSLDGRIVLSITALAQILLLTIIVIASERQIGRRQLAETREGRAVMRSQMIFQAVREPIALFDEHLNSLLVNNAFSELYGMDPGQRSQPLVRIGEGAWNDSVLLQRLNDVLLRDRELWDYELVQRTVDGIDRHLVINARRLQQHDGGAPALLLTVSDVTTRALAEQQVNELNRQLEGKVTQISDVNRELEAFSYSVSHDLRAPLRHVAGFARKLEQHLGDQVDEKSGHYIEVIASSAQRMAVLIDDLLVFSRLGRGALRLQAVDMQSLVDEARALAESGVSDRRIVWTIAPLPMVIGDENMLRTVWQNLLGNAVKYTGHCEVARIAVSVQQGRNGDYEFTVSDNGAGFDMQYADKLFGVFQRLHRASEFPGNGIGLANVRRIVARHGGRVWAEAEPGRGAHFHFSLPATDAAGART, encoded by the coding sequence ATGAAAACCGGAAGCATTATTCGCTGGCGTACCGCCGGCCTGCTGCTGGCGATGCTGATCATCGTCGGCCTGCCGTATGTCGTCACGCTGCAGGGGTCGCGCGATACGGAGCGGGCCACCGAGTGGGTGACCCGTTCGACCGAAGTGAAGTCGCTGGCCTACCGGGTTGCCTATGTCGTGCACGACAGCGAGGCTGCGACTTACCGGTTGCTGGCAGGCGACGTGAACGAGGCCACGTATGCGCGCGCCGAGCAGGTCGTCAAGGAAGTGCCGCCGCTGCTGCAGCAGCTGCGCCGGATGACGCGCAACAACCCCGACCAGCAGACCCTGATGGGCTCGCTGGTCAGCAGCGTCAACGGCCGTGTCACCCTGATGAACCAGGCGCTGGCCAGGCTGCGGCAGGGCGATCCGGGCGGTGCCCGGCAGTCGCTGCGTGACGCCGACGACCTGTTCGGGATGAATGCGCAAATCGCCAGCATCGTGCAGATCGAGGACGGCCTGCTGAAGCAGCGCCAGGCGGAGGCTACGCGGCAATCGCTCGATGGACGCATCGTGCTTTCGATCACCGCGCTGGCGCAGATCCTTCTGCTGACCATCATCGTGATCGCTTCCGAGCGGCAGATCGGCCGGCGCCAGCTGGCCGAGACCCGCGAGGGCCGTGCGGTAATGCGTTCGCAGATGATCTTCCAGGCGGTACGCGAGCCGATCGCGCTGTTCGACGAGCACCTGAACAGCCTGCTGGTGAACAACGCCTTCAGCGAGCTGTACGGGATGGACCCGGGGCAGCGCTCCCAACCGCTGGTGCGGATCGGCGAAGGCGCCTGGAACGACAGCGTGCTGCTGCAGCGCCTGAACGACGTGCTGCTGCGCGATCGTGAGCTGTGGGACTACGAACTGGTCCAGCGCACTGTCGACGGAATCGATCGGCACCTGGTGATCAATGCACGCCGGCTGCAGCAGCACGACGGCGGCGCGCCGGCGCTGCTGCTGACAGTCAGCGACGTCACCACGCGTGCGCTGGCCGAGCAGCAGGTGAACGAACTCAATCGCCAGCTGGAAGGCAAGGTCACGCAGATCTCCGACGTCAACCGCGAACTGGAGGCGTTCAGTTATTCGGTGTCGCACGACCTGCGCGCGCCGTTGCGCCATGTCGCCGGGTTCGCGCGCAAGCTGGAGCAGCACCTGGGCGACCAGGTCGACGAGAAATCCGGCCACTACATCGAGGTGATCGCCAGTTCGGCGCAGCGCATGGCCGTGCTGATCGACGACCTGCTGGTGTTTTCGCGGCTCGGCCGCGGTGCGTTGCGGCTGCAGGCGGTGGATATGCAGTCGCTGGTCGACGAGGCCCGCGCGCTGGCCGAATCGGGCGTGTCGGATCGGCGTATCGTCTGGACCATCGCGCCGTTGCCGATGGTGATCGGCGATGAGAACATGCTGCGCACGGTCTGGCAGAACCTGCTCGGCAACGCGGTGAAGTACACCGGGCACTGCGAGGTGGCGCGCATCGCGGTGAGCGTGCAGCAGGGGCGCAACGGCGACTACGAATTCACGGTAAGCGACAACGGTGCGGGGTTCGACATGCAGTATGCGGACAAGTTGTTCGGCGTGTTCCAGCGCCTGCACCGCGCTTCGGAATTCCCGGGCAACGGGATCGGGCTGGCCAACGTGCGGCGGATCGTGGCGCGCCACGGCGGTCGCGTCTGGGCCGAGGCCGAGCCGGGGCGCGGTGCCCATTTCCATTTTTCGCTGCCGGCCACCGACGCGGCCGGCGCACGCACCTGA